The Phragmites australis chromosome 1, lpPhrAust1.1, whole genome shotgun sequence genomic interval CGAGCGATCAGGATGGCGCAGacggtggagcgatgggacaggctctgTAGCACCATAGAGCAAATGggatacgtctgctcttagtaatgatgggcctaggtgggaagctctagctaggcctgggtCTATGTCTTAACTCACATGtaaattctctctccctctgatatataaagggcggagtaccaggcttgtaagcgggggggggggggggggggttcggtCCCAACGAGTAGAAGGATGGGTAAAAACATCATATGTACCCAACTTAGACCATAGAAAAGAATACATAGgatatagggctattaccctgaggagggcctgaacctgaataaaccccagtgttcttgagttgcacatacacaacCAGATTCAGCAGACGTATTCCGAACAAAGATCAcacacccactgtccaacataccccggaatcactgtcagggatttaccctcgacatttggcgtgccaggtagggggcgcgtTTCCGAGTTCGGGATTCAAGTTGTTGTAAGGTGTTCTTCATTGGGTACGACCCAGACGGAGCCAATATGTCCCAAACTCAGGACATCAGATAAGGATCTGAAGGGTCCGGGAGGCAGCTAAGGCATCCATGCTCCCGGCGCCAAGGAGAGCTCACGGATCGCAAGCTCTGGAGGAACGGGTTTCTTTGGTGGCAGCCCCACCCGGAGGATTGCTCACCGCGCAAGGATTGCCACCCCTGCCCCATAACGTGAACCGAAACAATTTGGCAGGTATGATTCAATCCGGCAAAAGAACATCGAGGAACTAATCGCGTGTGTCGTTTCTTCGAGCAGGTTCAACCCAAGGACGAACagaaggggctacacctcaAACTTTGGGCACGAGTAACGACCACTCCCCGTATGGTACTAGTAAGGAAGGTAGCTTACCAGAGTctcagaaaggtaaccctctcctgTTCCCGATACTGACCACCCTTCGATCAAAAGGGAGAATCCTTGttctaccttgcaggatttcaaagggTCACGAACGCGGAACTGGTCGCTAAGCGGGGCATGCTTCCCCCCGACCAGGAAGGAGCGAGCACAGTACCATGCatcgtcaggtacatggttcaattctaTTTTTTCCAGTTATTAAATACAAAGCggaacacgagcatcacccGCGCGGGAAGAAACACCTACTAGCAATGAGGGACTCGTTACTAGGTGTAACCCTGTCGCCAAGGGGTCTTCAGTGCTTGGATCGaacgatggcgacatacctctcTGAAGTGAGAATGCTAGAGCAACGCTCCATCGGCCGGGAAGTCacacacgtccctcgcaaggacttCTTCCCTGGCCGATGGGCTGGtccgtctagcctcttcttgcgaacctgtcccggttggagtctttgaaaaaaagaCTCACATGACCACCCATTGTGGTCTTGGACCGAAGCGGAAGGGATGCTCCACTTAGAAATGGAACACcggaggcaacacctttggaggcaatgcctccctcgGTGCCGTCGACTTCGGGTGGCCATTATGTGGTCGCCTTGCTCaattcgggtacgacctggatggatcaaatctcggactaccttcagaatcaagcaacccctcacgacgatgtgtcagcagaaaaggtcacgcgGGCTAACcgcgagaatcctccttggtagagggacgcctctatcACCAAGGAAGCAACGACCCTTTACTGAAGTACATCGCTCGGGATGGGGGGAGTAGAACGCTCCCTAACATCCTCGAAGGTAGACGTGGAGGCCGGACCTCCCACCGTCGTCTAGGATGCTCGCGAGCAGGTGAAGAGGTGCGAGTTGTGCCAGCACCACGACcggaataccaacctaccagcccaggcactgcaaaccataccactctcttggcttTTCACTGTCTGGGGCTGGACATCGTGGGACCGTTCTCTAAAGCCCTAGGCAGTCCTAAATTCCTAACCTCAGGCACGGCCGTGACCACCACACGTGAAACTGGTCACATGTCATTGACGACCTCCAGTTTCCTGGCCTCATGCGGTCGGGTTGGCCGGGGTGGTCAGCCACCGATCATACAGCTCGCGGTGCACCAGCTCTATGTATGAGGCTGCTCGGAGACGAGCCTGTTtgactattttgcaggaccttacGGACGAGCATGGACATGACTTGTAtgtttttccaaattaaaataatCAAGCTCTTTATGTTGCAAGACTCCATGGACAAACATGATTTCCTGCCAAGTTTCGAGATTTGTTTAGCCCGCTCGCTCGTGTTGATGGGACGAGATCTAAAGCTAACCCGCTCGCACGATGATAAGGTAAAAGCGCCCGAGGGTTAACGACCACATTGCCGCAAGTCCTAaatcgggtcgagcgctggtcaccATCGAAAGGCTCATCGTGCTAAAGGTCTCCCTCAGCACCAGGAATGTTACTCGCGAGCGGCTTAATGTGATCCTCTCTAAGCGATACAGGCACTCCGAAGGCtattcatcatccaaacacGAAGAAGACCCACATAAAGGCCAAATGCTTGTCATTACAAAACCCGAGGGCTGGTTCCAAACAAGCCTACGACAttcctcctaggacccaaaaatacccctaagAGGGTCGAACAGGACGGTCCAAAGACATGAACGAACGGCATACAAAAATTAAACAGCCTGGGCACCGAGTTCCTCCGCGGTCATCCGAGTACCCTCAAAACCGACACCGACTGCCGGCAAGAGGTCCAGGTCGGAGAAGTGGTCGCTGACGCAGGCAAGGGCTAGGCAGGCGCCGGAGACTCTGACCTAAAAAAGATGGTCTCCGACGGTCTCGTGAACCCTCTACTCaaggccacctgcctcctcaGAGGCTGTCAGAAACCACTCGACATGACCGGTCATGGTGTTCCCAGGGGTCAAATGAACTTGGACATTGGCGGACCGAAACAACGAGTCGAAAGGGGTAAAAGCACGACTGAGTTGGTCATAGAATGCCACTCGCCGCTTGTCGCTCTCCTTGGTCAGCCGCTCGAGTTCCTTTCGCACCGCATAGAAATCTTCCCGGCAGTGGCGAAGGCGGTCGTAGAGCTCCTCCCTTTGCTGGGCGCTTTCCCAGGTCGTCTGTTCCAAGTCCCTATGCGCCCTGAGTAACTCCTCCCAGCAGCCTAATCAAAAAACAAAGCGTAAGCCACACCGGTATCAGCCGGTCGAACCCTACTTGTGTAACCTATGACCATCACGTGGTGCGAGTGGTCGGTGCAACGCACCTTGAAGGTCGCTCGAAGTACTCACCCGCTCGGCCACAGACCCCCGCACACATCTGGCCGCCACCTCCAAGGATTGTCGGTTAGAAGGGTGGTCGACGAATATGGTTAGGGATTCGATGAGGGCTGGGGGGCCAATCAGCGTGGTCGGCGGGTCGGTTCGGGTGGAAGGCTCGGACACTCCgggaactctacgaccacaacgAACAATCTTGTTAGGAAACAAAGGCGTGGGGGCTCCATTCAAACAAAATGTTACATAACAAAGGTTACAATCGAGTTTTTTACTCCTCGGCGGCCTCCACCTGGGGTCGGTCCCAACGAGTAGAAGGTTGGgtaagaacatcatctgtacccAACTTAGACCAcagaaaagaatacacaggatgtagggctattaccctgaggggggcctaaacctggataaaccccagtgttcttgagttaCACATACACAACCAGATTCAGCAGACGTAttccgaacaaagatcacgcacccactgtccaatataccccggaatcactgtcagggatttaccctcgagagtctctttgttgttgttgttcttacCAATTCATACAAAGGCCATTAGACCATTGTCTATTTTCTTTACTGTCTTTGAATGATACTACTGGAACTTTGTTATGGATCAGCAAAATTATTAATTATGGTGCTATTGTCTATTTTCTTTCTGTCTTGAGTCTTGGCTGAAGTATGGTATAAGGTTTTCTGTCTTGAGGTTCACGGTTATGCCTACCCAGGGTTGTAGATTGTGATTTGTGAAATCTGTTTTTCTTACTGACTAGGTACTAAGGTTATTGGTACGTTGGTTATGTCTTTCTTAGAGATTGTAACTTTTGTGACAAACTAGTTTTTGATGCTTGTTATTGGAGACAAATGAGTTGTTTGGAATTCTGGAGTGTTTTTGTTTCTGACATATTTCCTTCTTGATAGTCCCTCTTATCAGTGGTTGCTCTATTGATTTGTTGCGGTTGTTTCTTTCTGTGGTGGTAACTCAATGTCTTCTATCAGATTTTGGTACGATGCTTTGATCTAAATTGGTTAAACCTCTCGATGCTATAATCTTCACTGATTTACTTTTGAACTTTGGCTCCATGGGCTCTAGTGGCTTTGACTtatcttattattttttaattaattatacaaAAGATTAGAACCTGGATCATCCAATTATGTAGCACATCGTATCTATGCAGCCTATAGTAGTCCATTTTAGATTTATTAACTTGTGTCTTTTATTCAATACAGATATAAATTTACTTTGTTATTAAGTTGTGAAAGGCTAGCctatttaacttaaacaaataAACGTGTTCATTGCGGACCCATTATAAATAACAACATATTGTTATTGAGCTATAAAAGCCCAGCCTGTTTAATTCAAACAGATAAACGAGTTCATTGCGGGTCCATTATAAACAAAAATAGATTAATGGATATGTTTTGTGGACCCAATAACAGAAAAACAACACAAATCATCATATTGGATCTTTTTGATGGGCCCGTTATGACAAATACAACTAATTACAGATCTAGTCGATGGATCTTCATCCAACAGTTGATTTTGTCGATTGAATCATATCCTGTTTTCAGTCGACTGAGAATTAGTCAGATCTATTATGTTAAAGATTTTTAGGTAATTGTTTGGTTGACTGTTATAATGGTGACAATTCATATTTTATTAATCACTGACACACGCCATTCACAAAGTTTTTTTACAAACTTTAACACACTTATAACTAATAATTTGTTCGCTACATTTTTACATCAAGCTTAACTAAAATTAGTCATCGTACCGTTAGACATGAACATGCCCTTAATTTTTTTCGAGAAAAATGGCGTCGTGCACGGTCCACTGCCCGATGACGCGCTCGCTGCCCCGGCCCCATGGTTCCTGCGGCTTTACGGCCACCGCCGCGCGCTTACGCCCAAAAAGAAACCCAAAACGATGGCACAGGCGCATCACGTATCCCGAGCAACCACCCACGCGGAGTGCGGGCGTAGGAATGTCAGTGGATCGCTCGCGCCGCGGTAAAACGGGCAAAGAAGCTGCGTCCTCTTCCCCACCCGGCTCGGGAAACGGCAGCTGGCGAGCTTGCCGGGAGGGCGAGAGGCAGGGCTGGGCAGGGGTCAAACGCCGCCCATCTCGCGCTCGTGGCTGTCGCAGTCTGCGACCTGGCACAGGAACGCAACGCGCATACTGATCGATCCCGCGCGCTTGTCAGAGCCGAGCAAAATAGCATCATTCACCTCCTTGCATTTGTGATTTCTGCGGCTCACTCCAATGTCTCGATATCGTACAGAGGGACGAGCTAGTTTTTGAGCCCCGTAATTCCTCGCAACAGGTTCCTTTGTTTGCTCCCTTCAACTATCAAAAACCGCTAAAAGTATCCCTGCTTCACTCTGGGTTTCAGTGCAGGTGCATCCCTATGTTCAAACCCTAGACCTAGAGTGACTTCTTACTCTgtttttctcctccttttcccTCCCTTTTATTTATTCTCACTCACCCATGACGTTGCATGCCATGCCCCACTGTGCCGTCCTGTTCTCCTTTCCGCTCCTCGGAACTAGCTACGTCAAGAGATTGGAGTACAGGGTATGTGCAGCCACGAATGCAACATCGGCACAGATTGAGGCGTAAATCTCGCGTTCATGCAGCTCCAAAGccttgccgccgccggagaCAATACGTTACCACACGGTCCACACCCATCAAAAGACGCTAGTATACAGTCGGATCTTTTCGGAGTTTCGACTTCAAGAAACCGTTGCTCAAGTTCGAGACTCCTCGTGGTCATCcgatttccctttttttttttcatagtcaTATGTTTGATCTAATCAAAGAACACAACGTTAATGGTCACGGCGAAAAATCACCAAAAGGCTTCATATTTATCTCATCGCATCTTTCTTGATCCAAGGAACACGTTGCTTGGTGCAGCACCGAGATAGCCCCCACAGTGCCCTCGTGCTCGTGCAGCTGTGCCTGATATGAACAAATCATAACGCCCTCGTCTCGGCTCTTACAACCGAAACCGAAAACAAAGCACGCAAGTTGGGGTCGCACGGCACAGCTAGCGAGACCGCCGCGTCACTGTCCTACTCCTGGCTGGCTGTGCGAGTGCGAGCTGGTGACCTCCTGACCTCTTGTGGCTTTGCTTTCGCGCAAAGCTTAGCTGCCGAAACGCCGGTCCATTGCTGAGGCTATAAAACGCAGCGCCGAGCCACCCGCTTAATGACACTGTCATCACCAGACACACTCGCAAaccagacccatcctcccctggCCTCCCTCTGTTCTCTCTCAAGATCCCCTGGCATAGttaagaagagagagagagagagaggtggggagATGAGGGGGCGACTGGTCACAGCGGCAGCAGGAGCAGGGGGGCGGTGGCGAGGGGGCGAGGTGACGGCGTGGTGGTGGGCGGCCGTGGTCCTCGGCTATTTAGTGAGCTGCGCCAGGGCGGGGCTGCTGGAGACCAACCCGGGCCTGGCCTACAACTTCTACCAGAAGAGCTGCCCCAACGTGGACTCCATCGTCCGCAGCGTCACCTGGGCGCAGGTCGCCGCCAACCCCGCCCTCcccggccgcctcctccgcctccacttccacgactgcttcgtcaaggtccgtccgtccgtccgtcctcGCTCCTCAAGAACCCATCCACCACCTGACCCCATTTCATTTCATTTGCTACTGCCATTAGAAGATGGTTTCGAGTTAAATTCGCCTGTGCATTTACTCTGTCGGCACGGCGCCGTGCCTGTTCTTCTCCAGAAAGAAACacaccgggggggggggggggcttccgGCCtcggtttcttcttcctccaagaaTGTCGCATCTCTAACTGCATTGATCCACAGCATCAGTTGGATAGAGACGCTCAAATCAAACCAAGAAGCTATCATACAGATACAGGCGCCGGCCAGATAGATCTTACATACACGATACCGATACATACAGAATACTACAGAACAGATACCCTCTGCCCAGCCGCAGCAGGTTCTTACCGCGGGTGGGTTGGTACGTGACGTTACGTACTCGACAGTTGCTAGTAACACCTAAGGACAAGGAGCTAGTAGAGTAGTATTCAACTCCAGCTCGCTTCACTTTTCCTTAGTATACGTAAGCATTACGGCACCCTTCTTCTTTGGCCGGTTGGCAATAAGTAGATAGCGACACAcccaagcaaaaaaaaaaagacggaAGATGTGTTCAGGGATTAATAAAATTTCATCGAAATTTCAATAAAATCTCGCAATTTTGGAAATTTTAGAAAGGAACAAAATATCTTATTCGAAAGAGAATGAAAAATAACTGAAATCTTAgtgaaatttcacgaattttgggTGAACGAAAAAAGTTATAAAACGGAATTGAAATTACTATCCGAAGGGGGAGCAAAGCGAATCTTGTCGATACCCCCCCTGGCTTTGCGTGCCCCGCTCACATGCGCGCCGAGCCTACTTACTGCCCAATGCACATCATCCGATCGGTGGCGCGCGACAGCTATCCAAGGCTGCCGCGCCCTGGTACGGCGGTCGCCTTGTCCCATGCGCCCGCAAAAGTTCAAACCCCGGGCGTACCACGCAACGCATGCGTGCCGCGTCCTGTCGCTGTCGTCGCTCGCGACGCGACGCCatgctgtgctgtgctgtgccGCGCCGCTGCTGTCGCTGTTGTCGTGATGAGCTTGTGACTGACCGGTTGCCTGTTCCGCGTGGATGGTGTCACAGGGGTGCGACGCGTCGATCCTGCTGGACAACGCGCAGAGCGAGAAGACGGCGGGGCCCAACCTCTCCGTCGGTGGCTACGAGGTGATCGACGCCATCAAGACGCAGCTGGAGCAGTCCTGCCCGGgcgtcgtctcctgcgccgacatcGTCGCGCTGGCGGCGCGCGACGCCGTGTCGTACCAGTTCGGGGCGACGCTGTGGCAGGTGGAGACGGGGCGCCGGGACGGCAACGTGTCGCTGGCGTCCAACACGGGCGCGCTGCCGTCGCCGTTCGCCGGGTTCAACGGCCTGTTGCAGAGCTTCTCCAACAGGGGGCTCAACCTCACCGACCTTGTCGCGCTGTCCGGCGCGCACACCATCGGTGTGGCCGGCTGCTCCAGCGTGACGCCCAGGCTGTACCAGGGGAACGCCACCAACGTGGACCCGCTGCTGGACTCGGCGTACGCGAAGACGCTCATGTCGTCGTGTCCGAACCCGTCGCCGTCGGCGGCCACCGTCAACctggacagcggcacgccgctcAAGTTCGACAGCAACTACTACACCAACCTGCAGAATAAGCAGGGGACGCTGGCCTCCGACGCGGCCCTGACACAGAACGCCGCGGCCGCGCAGATGGTGGCGGACTTCACCAACCCCATCAAGTTCTACGCCGCATTCTCCATTTCCATGAAGAAGATGGGCCGCGTCGAGGTGCTCACCGGCACTAACGGCCAGATCAGGAAGCAGTGCCGCCAAGTCGGCTCCTGATCGCCTCGCCGGCAACACATTTTTCTGGGCTCCCTTTTGCGTTTTCttgcccctctccctctctctctctctccgttcATCGGCGCGGATCAATATATTTGTGCACCGTGATTCGGGTTGATCCACCCCGAGATCCATTGGTTTGTTAAGTGTTCGATTCGATCGTGGAAGCTGTAAGAATTAAGATTACTCGTCTTGGCATTGCCGCTCTAATCAAGGAATGCGGTTCATCAGTTCCTCTGCTTTTTTCTTCGATTCACAGAAGGCAATGGTGATTAGCGAACTGAGCGCGATTAAGAAACAGCAACTTTATGCGATTCAAGGTTTGTTTATGTACGACCACTAGCGACCTTCGAGATTTAAGCATTACCGCGCCACTAGCATTGATCCCACCATCAGCTGCCTCTCAACCTCACTTCTGAGCGcgcaagattttttttatgtgcaTGTGATGTAGAAGTCGAAAATATTCTCTTACGCAATATATCATTTTGATGAACGAAGAGAGccaataaatattttatttttgaaaaaatgttAAATATCTTTGCTGTTAAATACCGTGGAGACTTCTCGCGCATGGGTTGCATTTGAATGCTACGTACTACTTTATCACCGGTAGGGCACTGGTCAAGAACTTCAGATTTCGTAAAGTGGAGAGAGTCGACGAGATTCGATggggaaaaaaatctaaaattagataatatacataagtgtatttactgaaatagataatatattatcgtatttacaaatttagtattCATATTCGACGCATCATTTACTGAAAATGTATTTTTGGTACACCGTACGCCGAAAAACTCATATTTAACATATTGTGTggcgaatacggcactgtagcccgtattcgatacaccgtgtgtcgaatatcaaccatattcggcacacagtgtgACGAATACAGGCTACAATGCCGTATTCgtcacacggtgtgccaaatatgaCCATGTGCCGTATAAGGGTTGCACAGCAggtgtgctgaatatggcactgtagctaaTATTTGGCACATAGTGTATTGGGCTACAGTGACATATTCGGCTCACGGTGTACCAAATATGACTGGACGTGCGGTTTTTCGATGTACAGTATACTGAAATTCTATTTTCGTTAAATGATGTGTCGAATACGAATACTACAATTATAAAAACGataatatgttgtctatttcaataaatacacttatgtatattgtctaattttgaattttagccTATCCGGTGAGGACCATCATATccaatgcaaaaatataaactggTGGGTGGTGTACCAATCTCGGCCAAATTTGACCAATGCATCGTATTCAAGAGCAGCATGACCATTCACTGAACTGTGATGCAGAACTGAGCTCAGTAGCTCAAAAGGAGCAAGTTTTGCACTGTCACAGCCTTTTTTTCACATGAAAATTCTGTACCAGAGACCAGAGTGCCCTTTGAATTTGAACTGTGCATGTTTCCAAAATGAAAAGGAAGGTCTAGTTTCCTTCTGTGACAATCAAACATCTTTACttggttctctctctctctctctgtctgaAAGAGCAGTGCTCCTGCTCTGCTCATAGTtcaaaaagggaaaaggaaagaaaaagattgTCGGCGCAGCTAGCATGCTCCTCGATGAAACACTAGCAGGAGCAGTAATCCTAGCATAATCTACGACCTACTACGATATTCTCTGTCTGTTCCCTCCTCCATTTCTACTCCACCAGATACGGGGAGAAAAGCGACAAAGAGTTGGTGCCCAGTACCCCAGAGCTTTGCTCGTCTTTTGCACGGAGATTCCTCCTCGGCTCGGTCCTCCCCCCGCGCGAACTGGCCGGCCGACAGGCAGCTCGAAATGATTGATCTCGCCGCCCGGTCCCATGGCCCCATTCTCCGCGTCGGATCAATCAGCCCGGCCCCGGCCTATCAGGCATGGCATGTCGCCTGATGCCGATGGGCGGGGCAGCCAGCAGCTTCGCCCGTGACTCGAGGACATGAACATGAGCAGGCTGGACGTCCCACGTTCCGGTGTTGGATTTCCCGGTCAGGTCACTAGCGCACCACGGGATAAGATAGGAGGGGTCTTGTCGTGGCCGGGGAGGCCATTGTTGTTATTTAAACCTATCGATTTGGGTTAATGGTGCCCACTATGCTATCGCCCGGTTGGAATTCTCACGTGTCAGCGGGACTCAAATCGTGGCCGGTAGACACCAAGACGGGTTAGTGACGACGGATCATGAAACATGCGTGGCGAGATTGCACTGCGAAGATCGTCGTACCGAAAACCTGAATCCATCGTCATTTTCTCCGGTCTGCGTCGTAGTAAAAGCTAGGCTACTGTTGGTGCAAGCTATTTTCGAGCTTTTTTAGTGGCCATAAAAGATTGATTTGGCAGatcttgttttttctttcttttttgtgatGTCCCGATcaccctatatatatatatatatataacaaccTCTCATTTGGTGCTAGAGAGCTAGGCCATTGAACCTAGGCGTGAGGCCCACGGGCGCGTCGTTTTCGCCAGGTTGGGGGCCATTTCCGTGAtcgggctgctgctgctccggGTTCGTGCTGCATGCCGTCGCTCTCCACGGGGGGAAAGgcacatggtggccagcctgCATCCTGTTCGCGAGTCGCGGGCGCACCGAGTGTTCGCCGCCTCACCGTTGCGAATCGCAATCAATCAATCGGAGACGGTTCCGGTGGAGAGGAGTAGGGGGATTTCGGCGGCTATCTGTACTTTGGATCGATAAGCATGAGCTTAACCGTTCTTGTCCTCGTGCTATGTTTCAGTGATGGATCAAAAACAAAATTTTAGAGAAACTTAATATCTTCTTCTTACTCATctctttcctcttttttttctttttttctctcctccttttattctcttcttctttctttctttatctAAAACTTATAAGGAGAGTTTGGAGCTCAAAGGGTGCCCGAGGTAGGGGCTCAAGCTTCATCCCTCAATAAATCTGCTCATTCTATGTTCTACTTTAgatctaaaattaaaaatactcaactttaaaaatttataaaactaaAGTTATACAAAACAGGACACTGTCTCATGACGGCTTCAATAAACATACAAACCGCAATGGAGTAATTCGATCGTCAATGCTGCTTCGCATGTATGTATGGCGTCGGCTTTGTGCCTTTGCTAATTACTGCCACCCAACGTCACAACCAAAGCCTAACTAATCACGACTGGACGTCATCAACCTTTGCTTTTGTGCCCGTATCTTTCGAAACCAACAAACAAATAAGGAAAACAAAATCGAGATGGCCAGGCCTCATGTTAGGTCGGTCTAAGTCTGCGCTCAAGCACATAGCCTCTGATTAAAAATCCGTCTTTACCATTTCGAATTTCGAATCCCTGCTGCCAATGTATTGCTGCATTGTTACCTTCACGCGATCAATAATCTCAGGGTGTGCCAACACTGAAGGCCACCTCCTGATGATGATGGCAATGGGTGAGCTTTTtatagaaaacaacaaaaagggCTTTTATAGAAAACATTGGTGGAGGTAGTTGTATCTCATACTCATCAGAGACCAAATTTTAACTTTTCATCTTGTGTGTCTTATTAAGATGAAATATT includes:
- the LOC133909867 gene encoding peroxidase A2-like: MTLSSPDTLANQTHPPLASLCSLSRSPGIVKKRERERGGEMRGRLVTAAAGAGGRWRGGEVTAWWWAAVVLGYLVSCARAGLLETNPGLAYNFYQKSCPNVDSIVRSVTWAQVAANPALPGRLLRLHFHDCFVKGCDASILLDNAQSEKTAGPNLSVGGYEVIDAIKTQLEQSCPGVVSCADIVALAARDAVSYQFGATLWQVETGRRDGNVSLASNTGALPSPFAGFNGLLQSFSNRGLNLTDLVALSGAHTIGVAGCSSVTPRLYQGNATNVDPLLDSAYAKTLMSSCPNPSPSAATVNLDSGTPLKFDSNYYTNLQNKQGTLASDAALTQNAAAAQMVADFTNPIKFYAAFSISMKKMGRVEVLTGTNGQIRKQCRQVGS